The window AAAGGGCGGCGAGCTGCGCGACAAATGTCTGATCCTGCTCCGTTTCTGCAATCTTTGAATCAAAAACCTCCTGCGGTTCAAGCCCCGCCTCCTGCAAAAGCGCAACGACCTCCGTGCGCGTGAAAAAGCGAAGATGCGTGCGGTCAAGGATTCCCGCTTCCTCGTACTGCCAGCGGCCTTTCAGCATCATGCGGAAGACAGAGAAATGCATGACATTTGGGACACTGATGATGACACGTCCGCCGGGCTTCAAAACTGCGGCAAGATTTTTCATCGTCTGCCAAGGTTCTCGCAGATGCTCAATAACATCGCCCAAGATGATGTAGTCAAACTTCTCATGCCACGCAGGTCGATCCAGCTTCTCCACATTGAGCGCCTCAACGACGGCAAAGTGGCGTGCCATCTCCGCCGCTTTTTTATCAAATTCAATGCCATAGACTTCCGCCTTAGGATTCGCATTGCGAATAGCAAGGAGCGTTGCCCCGCAGGCACAACCAACTTCAAGCACATTGAGTCCATCTTTTTGGAGGTCCATATGCTCCAAGAGTTCCGTGCGCGGTATGAAAGAATACGGATAACTCAAGCCATACTTTTGTGTAAATCTCGCATCATCTTGTGCATCATAGAACAACTCAAAAGGATTTTCATGGGCAAACGCCCCGCACGCTACAATGCAAGGCCGATCTGCCTGCCAAAAACGCAGGCAGAAATCAAGCATGAGGAACGGAGTCGTGCGAAACTCCTCCGAGAAGCCTCCCATGTCCAGCAGAGCTTGGCGCTGCGTCAAGAAGCAGAAATCCAGGGAAACCGAAACAGGCAAAACGTCCAAATTCACGGATAAATCTTCGGAAAAGCGGAGCAATCCCTCTGCATCTTGATAAGGAGCACACCGGTCTGCGGGCAGCGCCTGCACCCGATCCAATCCCAAAGGATCCTTCAACATCGGCACAACGAGAGAGATGCCATCAATGACGCCCGCTGCCCGCTGCATAGCGCGGAGTGCCAGCCGCACAAGGACGTAGGGCGCTGCTGAAAACAAAATTTCCCGTCCGCTCGCATATTGAAGCGCCGCGTTGCATGAAGCCGCTATACCTGCTCCCCTGCCGTCGAAGAGCACAGCAGATGGATCTTGATCCAAAAAAGTCACGGCCTCCGCATTCTCGCCGCAGTAGACAAGGATGCGCTCGTATTCCTCTCCCGAATAATTTTCCTGCAGGTATGCCCGCACCATGCGCGCTTCCTGCACATCCCCCGTCAAAAGCATAACGATCGTCAGCATGCGCTTCCACCTTTCCGCGCGAATCTTTCTCACGTCCACACTGTTTCAGTATAACGGCTTTCATCGCTTCACGCAAGGACTTCCTTGTGCTACAATGGAGGAAAGTTTTGTCTGCTGCTCCTCCCGCCGCGAAAGGAAAAAACCTATGCCATCTTACAAATACATCCTGCTCGCTCTCATCTTCCTGTCCCTCGTACTGCTCTACCGCTGGCTTCCCAACCGCAAGATCTGGGCACTCTTTTCCCTCACGCTCCTCTTCGCAGGAGCGGCGGCGTTCTGGAGCTTCCCGCCGCCGCCCGCGCCCAAGATGACGGCGGAAGAGCGCAGCGAGATTCATCAGCAGCAAGAAATCTTCACCGCCTGGTACGACGAGCACAAGAAGAACATCACGCAGCTCGACTACAACTGGCAGCAGTACCACAACATCCTTGAGAGTTTCAAGGAGGGCGCGATCGACATCCAAACGGCCTATGTACGTCTCACGCAGCTCGCCGAGGATGCCAAACATACGCGTGACGCCGTCGACGCACACATCCCGCCGCTCGCACTCAGCGGCATCAACTACGATCTCTGCGCCGCCGTGCGGCAGAAGACGCTCGCCTACGCCGAAGCGCAGCAACAGGCAATCAGCCGCACGAAGAACGCCGCAGACCCCGCGCAGCTCCTCACGCGCGATCCCGCCGAGCAGAGCCGTATCCTGGAGGACACGATGATCCGCGAATCGCCGCCCGGCCTCTTCCTCGCCGAAGAAATCAGCGCACTGCGCGAAAATCTCACGATTCCTTCGGAAAAGGACGAATAAAAAATGTGGGCTTCGCATACGTCCTTGACGTATGCGAAGCCCACATTTTATTTCATTCAGCCATTTCTCGCCGCTGCGACGCGTGCGCGGTATAGGCTGCGCAGCCTGTGCCAGAGCATCGGCACGACGAGCATCGGCACGCCCATGTAGAATGCCTGCCGCAGGTCGGGTGTGAAAGCGAGTACGACGAGGCAGAAGACCTGCGC of the Selenomonas sputigena genome contains:
- a CDS encoding methyltransferase domain-containing protein; the encoded protein is MLTIVMLLTGDVQEARMVRAYLQENYSGEEYERILVYCGENAEAVTFLDQDPSAVLFDGRGAGIAASCNAALQYASGREILFSAAPYVLVRLALRAMQRAAGVIDGISLVVPMLKDPLGLDRVQALPADRCAPYQDAEGLLRFSEDLSVNLDVLPVSVSLDFCFLTQRQALLDMGGFSEEFRTTPFLMLDFCLRFWQADRPCIVACGAFAHENPFELFYDAQDDARFTQKYGLSYPYSFIPRTELLEHMDLQKDGLNVLEVGCACGATLLAIRNANPKAEVYGIEFDKKAAEMARHFAVVEALNVEKLDRPAWHEKFDYIILGDVIEHLREPWQTMKNLAAVLKPGGRVIISVPNVMHFSVFRMMLKGRWQYEEAGILDRTHLRFFTRTEVVALLQEAGLEPQEVFDSKIAETEQDQTFVAQLAALLPPDVDAKELHAFQWKVVAKKR